Proteins from a single region of Belliella baltica DSM 15883:
- a CDS encoding glycoside hydrolase family 43 protein, protein MNLKSTRSLIAMSTASLLLFSSCGKQESAEETVIVEEEKSTFLSPPLISHIYTADPSAHVFDGKIYIYPSHDVESVVEEDDSGAHFNMRDYHVFSMETIDSEPVDHGIALDVDDVPWAKRQMWAPDAAQKDGKYYLYFPAKDYDDIFHLGVAVSDSPTGPFTAQPEPMKGSYSIDPAVFQDGNDYFIYWGGIWGGQLQKWRTGEYLSTGDSPYDDEPADDEPAISPMVAKLSGDMLEFGEAPRQIEILDQDGSPILAGDHERRFFEAAWVHKHNDKYYFSYSTGDTHNIAYGIGDSPYGPFTYQGVILKPVQGWTNHHSIVQVDEKWYIFYHDTEISGETHLRNLKMTELTHNADGSINTIEPILK, encoded by the coding sequence ATGAACCTAAAATCAACAAGAAGTTTGATCGCTATGTCAACTGCTTCTCTCTTGTTGTTTTCCTCTTGTGGAAAACAAGAAAGTGCAGAAGAAACTGTGATTGTAGAAGAAGAAAAAAGCACTTTCTTATCCCCACCATTGATCAGCCATATATACACAGCTGATCCTTCTGCACATGTTTTCGATGGAAAAATTTACATCTACCCTTCCCATGATGTGGAATCAGTAGTGGAAGAGGACGATTCAGGAGCTCATTTTAACATGAGAGATTATCATGTTTTCAGCATGGAAACTATCGATTCAGAACCTGTGGATCATGGCATTGCGCTGGATGTGGATGATGTTCCTTGGGCAAAAAGACAAATGTGGGCACCCGATGCCGCTCAAAAAGATGGGAAATATTATTTATACTTCCCTGCGAAAGATTATGATGATATTTTTCATCTAGGAGTTGCAGTAAGTGATAGCCCAACTGGACCTTTCACAGCGCAACCTGAACCAATGAAAGGATCCTACAGTATTGATCCAGCTGTATTTCAAGATGGCAATGATTACTTTATTTACTGGGGAGGAATCTGGGGAGGTCAACTGCAGAAATGGAGAACTGGTGAGTACTTGTCGACAGGGGATTCACCTTATGATGATGAACCTGCTGATGACGAGCCTGCAATCAGCCCAATGGTCGCCAAACTTAGTGGTGATATGTTAGAATTTGGTGAAGCGCCTAGACAAATTGAAATTTTAGATCAAGATGGCTCACCGATTTTAGCTGGTGATCATGAGAGAAGATTCTTTGAAGCAGCTTGGGTTCATAAGCATAATGACAAATATTATTTCTCTTATTCCACCGGAGACACACATAACATCGCTTATGGCATTGGAGATTCTCCTTATGGTCCATTTACCTACCAAGGTGTGATTTTGAAGCCTGTCCAAGGCTGGACAAATCATCATTCAATCGTTCAAGTGGATGAAAAATGGTACATTTTCTACCATGACACAGAAATATCTGGAGAAACGCATTTGAGAAATTTAAAAATGACTGAATTGACTCACAATGCTGATGGTTCTATTAATACTATCGAACCAATATTGAAATAA
- a CDS encoding DUF5655 domain-containing protein: MTWICPKCERRLRFSNQYHSCVNQDLDSLFEGKNKELIFIFDKILSHVADWENTHISTTKNCIVFVNTQTFLVIKPMQKVLNIKFYSTDPIQSPLIFKNTKYHNRDECHIRISSLEEVAPQIIKWIRESYDIFQKGDSN, translated from the coding sequence ATGACTTGGATCTGTCCAAAATGCGAAAGAAGACTAAGATTTTCTAATCAATATCACTCTTGCGTAAATCAGGACTTAGATTCACTTTTTGAGGGGAAAAACAAAGAATTAATTTTCATTTTTGACAAAATATTATCTCACGTTGCTGATTGGGAAAATACACATATCAGCACTACAAAAAACTGTATTGTATTTGTCAATACCCAGACATTTTTGGTCATAAAACCTATGCAAAAAGTCTTAAACATCAAATTCTATTCAACTGATCCAATTCAAAGTCCTTTAATTTTCAAAAACACCAAATATCACAATAGAGATGAATGTCATATTCGAATTTCATCCCTTGAAGAAGTGGCTCCACAAATAATAAAATGGATTAGAGAATCCTATGATATATTTCAAAAAGGCGACTCCAATTAG
- a CDS encoding DUF1801 domain-containing protein, whose product MAELKTQENDANVKKFIHEFANSEQKITDSLILLDLMEKVTGFEPKMWGPSIIGFGKYHYKSERSKQEGDWPLVGFSPRKTAISLYIYSGGANQDDLLNKLGKFKMGKGCIYVKKLSDIDPEILKKMVLSTMDFLQKKYGKLG is encoded by the coding sequence ATGGCTGAGCTTAAAACACAAGAAAACGATGCAAATGTCAAGAAGTTTATTCATGAATTTGCTAATTCAGAACAGAAAATTACGGACAGCCTTATACTTCTAGACTTGATGGAAAAAGTTACAGGTTTTGAACCAAAGATGTGGGGACCTTCTATCATCGGATTTGGTAAATACCACTATAAATCAGAAAGAAGTAAGCAAGAAGGCGATTGGCCTTTGGTGGGATTTTCTCCAAGAAAAACTGCTATTTCACTCTATATATATTCTGGAGGTGCAAATCAGGATGATTTGTTAAATAAGCTAGGAAAATTTAAAATGGGAAAAGGTTGCATTTATGTTAAAAAACTTTCAGATATAGATCCAGAAATCCTGAAAAAAATGGTTCTTTCTACTATGGATTTTCTACAAAAAAAATATGGGAAACTAGGATAG
- a CDS encoding pentapeptide repeat-containing protein yields MSPTYFQDQKFSNINFIDKPLSKGEYDGCQFLNCNFSSIKLSHYRFLDCKFVNCNLSLVKTDKTAFIEVKFSECKMLGIRFDSCESIGLDFSFDNCQLANSSFYNLKIKKTKFSNCNLQHVDFGSTDLSGATFENCDLGQAIFENTILEKANFSTAYNFSIDPENNKIKKARFSLNGLSGLLGKYDLIIE; encoded by the coding sequence ATGTCTCCTACCTACTTCCAAGATCAAAAATTCAGTAATATTAATTTTATCGACAAACCTTTATCAAAAGGTGAATATGATGGCTGTCAATTTCTAAATTGTAATTTTTCGTCAATCAAGCTCTCTCACTATAGATTTTTGGACTGTAAGTTTGTCAACTGTAATTTATCCCTCGTAAAAACAGATAAAACAGCATTCATTGAGGTTAAATTCTCAGAATGTAAAATGTTAGGAATAAGGTTTGACAGTTGTGAAAGCATTGGACTTGATTTTTCTTTTGACAATTGCCAGCTGGCAAATAGTTCTTTTTACAATCTAAAGATCAAAAAGACGAAATTCAGTAATTGTAATTTGCAGCATGTTGATTTTGGATCAACGGATCTTTCTGGGGCTACATTTGAAAATTGTGACCTAGGCCAAGCAATATTCGAAAATACGATTCTCGAAAAGGCTAATTTTTCTACTGCCTACAATTTTAGCATTGATCCTGAAAATAATAAAATCAAAAAAGCTCGCTTTTCTTTAAATGGATTATCAGGCTTATTAGGAAAATATGACTTAATAATTGAATAG
- a CDS encoding SDR family oxidoreductase — protein MNQQQSSLAGKVAVITGGYGTLCQALAKALADQGVKIAILGRNLEKAQNFASELNKLGAKAIGIKADVLNKEELEQANFEIKEKLGPCDFLINGAGGNHPNGTTTKPIMEEGDLENKSLKTFFDLDLEGFKYVFDLNMLGTLLPTQVFSKEMIGRAECTIINISSVAAIKPLSKVLSYGSAKAAISNFTEWLAVHFSQMGIRVNAIAPGFFLANQNRTLLTNPDGSLTPRGQQIIQNTPLGRFGKPEDLNSTLLWLLDPKSAFVTGIIVPVDGGFTAYSGV, from the coding sequence ATGAACCAACAGCAATCAAGCCTTGCGGGCAAAGTAGCAGTAATCACTGGTGGATATGGAACATTATGTCAGGCTTTAGCTAAGGCTTTAGCCGATCAAGGCGTCAAGATTGCAATACTTGGAAGAAACCTTGAAAAGGCTCAAAATTTCGCATCTGAATTGAATAAACTAGGCGCAAAAGCTATTGGAATCAAAGCAGATGTACTCAACAAAGAGGAACTGGAACAGGCAAATTTTGAAATAAAAGAAAAACTTGGACCTTGTGATTTTTTGATCAATGGAGCAGGCGGAAACCATCCAAATGGAACTACGACAAAGCCTATCATGGAAGAGGGAGATTTGGAAAACAAATCACTGAAGACTTTTTTTGATCTAGATTTAGAAGGTTTCAAATACGTTTTTGACTTAAATATGCTCGGAACCTTGCTTCCCACGCAGGTTTTTTCAAAAGAAATGATTGGAAGGGCTGAATGCACAATTATAAATATTTCATCAGTTGCTGCAATAAAACCCTTATCAAAAGTACTTTCCTATGGAAGTGCAAAAGCTGCTATCTCAAATTTCACGGAATGGCTTGCTGTACATTTTTCTCAAATGGGAATACGTGTCAATGCAATCGCTCCAGGATTCTTTTTGGCTAACCAAAATAGAACTTTGTTAACGAATCCTGATGGGTCATTGACTCCAAGAGGTCAACAAATTATTCAAAATACTCCTTTGGGAAGATTTGGTAAACCAGAAGATTTGAATTCTACATTACTTTGGCTTTTGGATCCAAAGTCGGCTTTTGTAACAGGAATTATAGTTCCTGTAGATGGTGGATTTACAGCTTACTCAGGAGTTTAA
- a CDS encoding IS1595-like element ISBeba1 family transposase gives MTILQFNERYPDEASCIHFFKEQREREGIICKKCKSREHYWLNSLNMFQCKHCEFRTGLKNGTVMENSKLPLRIWLLAMTLVSATKKGFSCLELQRQMGHSRYETVFRLYHKLREAMGKRDSQYKLEDMVEYDEAFVSKATKSSERMKLKKGRGSQKQASVAVMAESSILEDLITGEKDKSCRYFKMVKIDNLKAKTAEKLIKGLIDKKAVVQTDESTTYSNLEDCIDVHVSELSSTKEGKFNLKWVHIAISNLKRDLQKYHMVSEKMLQNYLNEFCYKLNRRYFGEKLFDRLVIASICPYLYTSG, from the coding sequence ATGACTATCCTACAATTCAATGAAAGATATCCAGATGAGGCAAGTTGCATTCATTTCTTTAAGGAACAAAGAGAAAGGGAAGGCATTATTTGTAAGAAATGTAAGTCCAGAGAACACTACTGGCTTAATTCTCTCAATATGTTTCAATGTAAACATTGTGAATTTAGGACAGGCCTGAAGAATGGTACCGTTATGGAAAACAGCAAGTTGCCATTAAGGATCTGGTTGCTTGCAATGACACTTGTAAGTGCAACCAAGAAGGGGTTTAGCTGCCTGGAACTCCAGAGGCAGATGGGGCATAGTAGATACGAGACTGTTTTCAGGCTGTACCACAAGCTCCGAGAAGCAATGGGTAAACGTGATAGCCAATATAAACTAGAGGATATGGTTGAATATGATGAGGCTTTTGTAAGCAAGGCAACAAAATCTTCGGAAAGGATGAAGCTGAAGAAAGGACGCGGAAGTCAAAAACAAGCTTCCGTTGCTGTCATGGCTGAATCATCTATTCTTGAAGACTTAATTACCGGAGAAAAGGACAAAAGCTGCAGATATTTCAAGATGGTCAAAATAGATAACTTGAAGGCAAAAACAGCCGAAAAACTGATAAAAGGCCTGATTGACAAGAAAGCTGTGGTTCAGACTGATGAAAGTACGACTTATTCTAACCTAGAAGATTGTATCGATGTCCATGTAAGCGAACTATCCTCCACAAAAGAAGGTAAGTTCAATCTCAAATGGGTACATATAGCAATAAGTAACCTCAAAAGAGATCTGCAGAAGTACCATATGGTTTCAGAAAAGATGCTTCAAAACTATCTCAATGAATTCTGTTACAAACTAAACCGAAGATACTTTGGTGAAAAACTATTTGACAGATTGGTTATTGCAAGCATTTGCCCCTACTTGTATACAAGCGGATAA
- a CDS encoding IS256 family transposase yields the protein MNKKKTIEDLLNDPKMSDRLKERLYSKKGLLGKESPFSEILQQMVNTMLEGEIESFLLEERASGHVNKRNGRTPKRVVSDAGFLDISTPRDRNGDFEPELVGKRERELSSGLDDQILALYAQGNSVEDVRRLLEEIYGVSISAGRISQITDKVLPEIQEWRTRSLQSFYPIVYLDAIHFKVRQEGKYISSAFYTVYSVDWEGNRDVLGLYINSGGEGAKKWGLVMEDLKSRGVADILVVCTDDLQGFSEQIQEVFPASVVQKCIVHQMRNSLKYVDEADKKALIKDLRQVYTSTTEEGAKTALSAFEATWGKKYKYIVRQWRDNWTELMAFLDFPVGMRKMIYTTNPVEALHRIMRKLIKSKAAWASETALLKQLYLSISRNEKSWKKNARGWTSIQREIMELYPDRVPQKN from the coding sequence ATGAACAAGAAAAAGACAATTGAGGATTTATTAAATGATCCAAAGATGAGTGACCGTCTAAAAGAGCGGTTATACAGCAAGAAGGGCTTGCTGGGCAAAGAGAGCCCCTTTAGTGAGATTTTACAACAAATGGTGAATACCATGCTTGAGGGAGAGATTGAGAGTTTTCTATTAGAAGAGCGGGCCTCTGGCCATGTTAATAAGCGTAATGGCAGGACTCCCAAGCGAGTGGTGAGCGATGCCGGTTTTCTGGATATTTCTACTCCCAGAGACCGTAATGGAGACTTTGAGCCCGAACTGGTAGGCAAACGTGAACGTGAACTGAGCAGCGGCCTTGATGATCAGATACTGGCGCTGTATGCGCAGGGTAATTCAGTGGAAGACGTAAGACGTCTGCTGGAGGAGATTTACGGGGTGAGTATCTCAGCAGGCCGTATCTCCCAGATTACCGATAAGGTGCTCCCTGAGATTCAGGAATGGCGTACAAGAAGCCTTCAAAGCTTTTATCCCATCGTGTACCTGGATGCCATACACTTCAAAGTACGCCAGGAGGGCAAATACATCAGTAGCGCCTTCTATACAGTATATTCGGTGGATTGGGAAGGGAATAGGGACGTATTAGGTCTTTACATCAACTCGGGCGGAGAAGGAGCTAAAAAATGGGGCCTGGTAATGGAAGATCTTAAATCAAGAGGAGTAGCCGATATTTTGGTGGTCTGCACGGATGATCTACAGGGATTTTCCGAACAGATTCAGGAAGTGTTCCCTGCTTCAGTTGTCCAAAAGTGCATTGTTCATCAAATGAGGAATTCGCTGAAATATGTGGATGAAGCTGATAAGAAGGCTTTAATAAAGGACTTACGTCAGGTATACACCTCCACCACTGAAGAAGGTGCGAAAACAGCATTGTCAGCCTTTGAAGCCACATGGGGCAAGAAATATAAGTATATAGTACGGCAATGGCGTGACAACTGGACTGAGCTGATGGCATTCCTGGATTTTCCTGTAGGGATGCGGAAGATGATCTATACAACAAATCCGGTAGAGGCCCTACATCGGATCATGCGAAAACTGATAAAAAGCAAAGCTGCATGGGCATCGGAAACAGCACTGTTAAAGCAGCTCTATTTATCGATCAGTCGGAACGAAAAGTCATGGAAGAAAAATGCAAGGGGATGGACTTCCATCCAGCGTGAAATCATGGAGCTGTACCCGGATAGGGTGCCACAAAAAAACTGA
- a CDS encoding BamA/TamA family outer membrane protein: protein MILRFGCLFLFFLFTCTLFAQEDSISTKPVISVLPLVYYTPETSWSFGVGAVGNFKIGNPLLETYKSQIALGGAYTLFNQFLAYGSWRVFTTENKQLFAGEIGWYRYVYFFYGIGPNVQEIDRERFDATFPRLRFDYLRKLRTNLYLGLRYHFDDFEITSIEEGGILDNQNIRGREGGRISGLGPMIYYDSRDSQIYPTKGFFAEASFQTFHNSIGSEFNFNRWLVDFRSVHSIRKKSVFVWNVYGEFITGQPPFFGLPLVGGNRLLRGLFEGKFRDERLALVQAEYRWRFLPRWGAAAFSGIGNVFSKENLFQIDQSKFTYGIGGRFQLSKKEKLNLRLDIASSPNEDLRIYLTFGEAF, encoded by the coding sequence ATGATCTTAAGATTTGGGTGCTTGTTTTTATTCTTTTTATTCACTTGTACTTTGTTTGCACAAGAAGATTCAATTTCTACAAAGCCTGTAATTTCAGTTTTACCTTTGGTATATTACACCCCTGAGACTTCTTGGTCTTTTGGTGTAGGAGCAGTTGGGAATTTTAAAATTGGTAACCCTTTACTTGAAACTTATAAAAGTCAGATAGCCTTGGGTGGAGCATATACGTTATTCAACCAATTTTTAGCATATGGAAGTTGGAGGGTTTTTACAACTGAAAATAAACAGCTTTTTGCAGGAGAAATTGGTTGGTATCGTTATGTTTATTTTTTCTATGGAATAGGCCCAAATGTTCAAGAAATAGACAGAGAGCGATTTGATGCCACTTTTCCAAGGTTGAGATTTGATTATTTGAGAAAATTAAGAACTAATCTGTATCTCGGACTTCGCTATCATTTTGACGATTTTGAAATCACTTCAATTGAAGAAGGCGGAATATTGGATAATCAAAATATCAGAGGAAGAGAAGGAGGGAGGATCAGTGGCTTGGGGCCTATGATCTATTATGATTCCCGTGACAGCCAAATTTATCCTACAAAAGGATTTTTTGCAGAAGCGAGTTTCCAAACATTTCACAATTCAATCGGTAGTGAATTTAATTTTAATCGCTGGCTGGTAGATTTTCGAAGTGTACATTCAATCCGTAAAAAATCTGTATTTGTCTGGAATGTTTATGGGGAGTTTATAACTGGTCAGCCTCCTTTTTTCGGATTACCACTAGTTGGAGGCAATCGGCTTTTAAGAGGGTTGTTTGAAGGGAAATTTAGAGATGAACGACTTGCCTTAGTTCAAGCTGAGTATAGATGGAGGTTTTTACCCCGTTGGGGAGCAGCGGCTTTTTCGGGTATTGGAAATGTCTTTTCAAAAGAAAATCTGTTTCAAATCGACCAAAGTAAGTTCACTTATGGAATTGGTGGAAGGTTTCAGCTGAGCAAAAAGGAAAAGCTAAACCTAAGGCTCGATATTGCTAGTTCCCCAAATGAAGATTTGAGAATTTACCTGACTTTTGGCGAAGCTTTTTAA
- a CDS encoding VF530 family DNA-binding protein: MNDNNRESNQINNPLHGVRLIDMLEYLVNYYGWNSLGAKININSFNNNPSINSSLKFLRKTDWARKKVEDLYIRTKERES, encoded by the coding sequence ATGAATGATAATAATAGAGAATCAAATCAAATAAATAATCCTTTACATGGTGTAAGATTGATTGATATGCTAGAGTACTTGGTAAATTACTATGGTTGGAATAGTCTAGGTGCAAAAATCAACATCAACAGCTTCAATAATAATCCTTCTATCAATTCAAGTTTAAAGTTTCTCCGTAAGACAGATTGGGCGAGAAAAAAAGTCGAAGATCTCTACATTCGAACCAAAGAGAGAGAAAGCTGA
- a CDS encoding ATP-dependent Clp protease ATP-binding subunit produces MEAKFSNRVKEVISLSREEALRLGHDYIGTEHLLLGMIREGEGVAVSILKKLGVPLDELRNSVERAVKGTANHNVKNLANIPLTRQSEKVLKITYLEAKIFKSALIGTEHLLLSILRDEDNIATQILQKFDTNYDSVKEMLEFQTDSGPRSKAEADDPDEDGSKLFGSSSGSGSSSSSKPGSEKSRTPVLDNFGRDLTKMAEDDKLDPIIGREKEIERVAQILSRRKKNNPILIGEPGVGKTAIAEGLALRIIQKKVSRVLFNKRVVTLDLASLVAGTKYRGQFEERMKAVMNELEKSPNVILFIDELHTIVGAGGASGSLDASNMFKPALARGEIQCIGATTLDEYRQYIEKDGALARRFQMVMVDATSPEETVMILNNIKDKYEDHHNVIYTDAAIEACVKLSDRYISDRFLPDKAIDILDEAGARVHINNIHVPEDILKLEEEVEQIKVEKNRVVKSQKYEEAAQLRDKEKKLLEQLETAKLKWEEESKSKRYKVEEDNVAEVIAMMTGIPAKRIAQKEGAKLLNMAEELKGKVVGQEDAIKKLTKAIQRTRVGLKDPKKPIGSFIFLGPTGVGKTELAKMLATYLFDKEDSLVRIDMSEYMEKFSVSRLVGAPPGYVGYEEGGQLTEKVRRKPYSVVLLDEIEKAHPDVFNILLQVLDDGILTDGLGRRVDFRNTIIIMTSNIGVRDLKDFGAGIGFANKAKSDNMDEVMKSTIQSALKKAFSPEFLNRLDDVVVFNSLDKSHIHKIIDISLTKLFSRITDLGYKIELTEPAKDFLAEKGYDQQYGARPLNRAIQKYLEDALAEEILKGELSEGDIIMADYSGEGEELSITVNKKEKAE; encoded by the coding sequence ATGGAAGCAAAATTTTCGAACAGAGTCAAAGAGGTGATCTCACTAAGTCGCGAAGAGGCTTTGCGCTTGGGTCATGATTACATTGGTACAGAGCACCTCTTGCTGGGTATGATTCGTGAGGGTGAAGGCGTGGCTGTTTCCATATTGAAAAAGTTGGGAGTACCTCTAGACGAGTTGAGGAATTCCGTGGAGCGTGCTGTAAAAGGTACTGCAAACCATAACGTAAAAAACCTTGCCAATATACCATTGACTAGGCAATCAGAAAAGGTATTAAAAATCACTTATTTAGAAGCTAAAATTTTCAAAAGCGCGTTGATAGGAACGGAACATTTGCTCTTATCAATTTTGCGTGATGAAGATAACATTGCTACTCAAATCTTACAGAAATTTGATACCAATTACGATTCAGTAAAAGAAATGTTAGAATTTCAGACTGATTCAGGACCAAGGTCAAAAGCTGAAGCTGATGATCCTGATGAAGATGGAAGTAAGCTATTTGGTTCATCTTCGGGAAGTGGTTCCTCTAGCTCTTCCAAGCCAGGGTCTGAAAAGTCAAGAACTCCAGTATTAGATAATTTCGGTAGAGATTTGACCAAAATGGCTGAGGATGACAAACTAGACCCAATCATAGGTAGAGAAAAAGAAATTGAGCGAGTTGCTCAAATCTTATCCAGAAGAAAGAAAAATAACCCAATCCTAATTGGCGAGCCTGGTGTTGGAAAAACGGCAATAGCTGAAGGCTTGGCTTTGAGAATTATTCAAAAGAAAGTTTCGCGTGTCTTATTCAATAAACGAGTAGTTACATTAGATCTTGCATCTTTGGTAGCAGGCACAAAATATAGAGGTCAATTTGAAGAGAGAATGAAAGCTGTGATGAACGAGCTTGAAAAATCTCCAAATGTAATCTTATTTATAGATGAACTTCATACTATCGTAGGTGCAGGAGGAGCAAGTGGCTCTCTTGACGCATCGAATATGTTCAAACCTGCTTTAGCTCGTGGAGAAATCCAATGTATCGGAGCTACTACTCTTGATGAATACAGGCAATACATTGAAAAAGATGGTGCGCTTGCCAGAAGATTCCAAATGGTCATGGTCGATGCAACCTCCCCCGAGGAGACGGTTATGATTTTAAATAATATCAAAGATAAGTACGAAGATCACCACAACGTGATCTATACAGATGCAGCAATTGAGGCCTGTGTAAAATTATCAGATAGATATATTTCAGATAGATTCTTGCCTGACAAAGCTATTGATATTTTGGATGAAGCAGGGGCTCGCGTGCACATCAATAATATCCACGTACCAGAGGATATCCTCAAATTGGAAGAAGAAGTTGAGCAAATCAAAGTAGAGAAAAACAGAGTCGTAAAAAGTCAGAAATACGAAGAGGCTGCACAATTGCGAGATAAAGAGAAAAAACTCTTAGAGCAATTGGAAACTGCAAAATTGAAGTGGGAGGAAGAAAGCAAATCCAAAAGGTACAAAGTTGAAGAAGACAATGTAGCTGAAGTAATAGCGATGATGACTGGAATCCCTGCTAAAAGGATTGCACAAAAAGAAGGTGCAAAACTACTCAATATGGCTGAAGAGCTTAAGGGGAAAGTCGTAGGTCAGGAAGATGCAATCAAAAAGTTAACTAAAGCTATTCAAAGAACTAGAGTTGGGTTGAAAGATCCTAAGAAACCAATCGGTTCTTTTATTTTCCTTGGCCCTACAGGTGTAGGAAAAACAGAGTTAGCCAAAATGCTCGCAACTTATCTTTTTGACAAAGAAGATTCCTTGGTTAGAATTGACATGTCCGAATACATGGAGAAATTCAGTGTATCGAGATTGGTTGGAGCACCTCCAGGATATGTAGGATACGAAGAAGGTGGTCAATTGACGGAGAAAGTCAGAAGAAAACCATATTCGGTTGTTCTTTTGGATGAAATTGAAAAAGCCCACCCGGACGTTTTTAATATTCTTCTTCAAGTCTTGGACGATGGGATTTTGACTGATGGATTAGGAAGAAGAGTTGATTTCAGAAATACAATCATAATTATGACATCAAATATCGGAGTGAGAGATCTGAAAGATTTTGGTGCAGGAATCGGTTTTGCAAATAAAGCCAAATCTGATAATATGGATGAAGTAATGAAATCTACAATTCAAAGCGCTTTAAAGAAAGCCTTTAGTCCTGAATTCTTGAACAGATTGGATGATGTAGTAGTGTTTAATTCACTAGACAAATCACATATCCATAAAATCATTGACATCAGCTTGACTAAATTATTTAGTAGAATTACTGATCTAGGGTATAAAATTGAATTGACTGAGCCTGCTAAAGATTTCTTGGCAGAGAAAGGATATGATCAACAGTATGGTGCTAGACCTCTAAATAGAGCTATTCAAAAATATCTAGAAGATGCCTTGGCAGAAGAAATCCTTAAAGGAGAATTGTCTGAAGGAGACATCATAATGGCGGATTATTCTGGAGAAGGTGAAGAACTTAGTATAACAGTAAACAAAAAAGAAAAAGCTGAATAA
- a CDS encoding WbqC family protein: MAIISELFYLPPIEYFVAILNEKEILLDLNENYQKQTYRNRAQIRLANKVETLSIPVIGGNKKIKTSQIKIDYSQKWMNVHLRGIQSAYGKAPFFEFYFPYIEKVFRENFDLLTEFNKELLTVCLKLLQLDISVNTYDYGIEKIEKKDLRGVINAKSAYSERDIYEALPYSQLFGLDFVPNLSVIDLLFCMGPESKDILIKSQKNH, encoded by the coding sequence ATGGCAATCATTAGCGAATTGTTTTATTTACCACCTATCGAATACTTCGTTGCAATTTTAAATGAAAAGGAAATCCTCCTCGATTTGAATGAAAATTACCAAAAACAAACCTACAGAAATAGAGCTCAAATCAGATTGGCCAATAAAGTTGAAACCTTGAGTATTCCTGTGATTGGTGGCAACAAAAAAATAAAAACAAGTCAAATAAAAATTGATTACAGCCAAAAGTGGATGAACGTTCATCTTCGAGGAATTCAAAGTGCTTATGGAAAAGCTCCATTTTTTGAGTTTTATTTTCCATATATTGAAAAAGTCTTCAGGGAAAATTTTGACTTATTAACAGAATTCAATAAAGAATTACTGACAGTTTGTCTGAAATTATTGCAACTTGACATATCAGTAAATACTTATGATTATGGTATCGAAAAAATTGAAAAAAAAGACCTCAGAGGCGTAATTAATGCTAAATCAGCATACTCAGAAAGAGACATCTATGAAGCACTTCCATACAGTCAGTTGTTTGGCTTAGACTTTGTTCCCAACTTGAGTGTGATTGATTTATTATTTTGCATGGGACCTGAATCAAAAGATATTTTGATCAAGTCACAAAAAAATCATTGA
- a CDS encoding L-threonylcarbamoyladenylate synthase, whose translation MAAEFIKLYPENPDPKKVQKIVEILRNGGVIIYPTDTVYGMGCDIHNQRAVERICQIKGIKAKKHNFSFICYDLSNIAEYTRALSTPVFKMMKKALPGPFTFILEANNSVPKILNSNKKTIGIRVPDHTIPRLLVKELGQPILTTSIRDEDDVIEYSTDPELIFEKYENLVDVVIDGGYGNNVGSTILDCTNDEIEIIREGLGNVDDIL comes from the coding sequence ATGGCAGCTGAATTTATTAAACTTTATCCAGAAAACCCTGATCCAAAAAAGGTTCAAAAGATAGTTGAAATACTTCGGAACGGTGGTGTGATCATCTATCCTACTGATACTGTGTACGGAATGGGCTGCGACATTCATAATCAGCGCGCCGTTGAAAGAATATGTCAAATCAAAGGGATTAAAGCAAAAAAACACAATTTTTCATTTATTTGTTATGACCTGAGTAACATTGCGGAATATACAAGGGCACTAAGCACTCCTGTCTTCAAGATGATGAAAAAAGCACTTCCAGGACCTTTTACATTTATCCTTGAGGCAAATAATTCAGTCCCAAAAATCCTCAATAGTAATAAGAAGACCATTGGCATTCGTGTTCCAGACCATACAATTCCTCGCTTGTTAGTTAAGGAATTGGGTCAACCAATTCTGACTACATCCATCAGAGACGAAGATGACGTAATTGAATACAGCACAGATCCAGAATTGATCTTTGAGAAATATGAAAATCTAGTAGATGTGGTCATTGACGGAGGCTATGGAAATAATGTAGGTTCTACAATCTTAGACTGTACCAATGATGAAATTGAAATTATCAGGGAAGGATTGGGAAATGTTGACGATATCCTATAA